A single genomic interval of Candidatus Thermokryptus mobilis harbors:
- a CDS encoding alginate export family protein yields MIRFKTMVILSLVLLFSVSFSQVKIAENLTLKLSGVFNTWFQYQKNFWFGKSPYEDAYIVQMLRFNPQVSYGDNVRIVTRFDIAQGWWGVDNEPATKYKEAGFKSASNLFDFKDTHYLFHVDQAYVWFNVPALRTAFSVGRMQWLVGNRMLIDNNYDGVQADIKIGLINGDMLKLGWAKVSEGVDALSDLDSTSSVDYTGSWDARDADLYLANYSADLKSLANTKLNVYTFYYIDRSIRDGNAYVPNLLQYKKVRFSPQITKLLAFGFQGTSKLGKLSLNYEANYLKGKDEIGNDSYGATLDVDKNDGNLRGYNFYLKADYALTDALSLGAVFGLGSGDPDGPWGGKGNVTKLRTAGFFYITEVWEDSIMPDEEGITPQGLGAPNVRGYRELENTTIGQINLTVSPLKSLRLFASYSYVRATEPVYAWTISGPNQNLSAKDLGWEVDFKIDYEIVSKVVLTLRGGYFKPGVAAQYLINGNANYSKAAWELKGEVTFTF; encoded by the coding sequence ATGATAAGATTTAAAACCATGGTTATTTTATCCTTAGTTTTACTATTTTCAGTTTCATTTTCACAGGTTAAAATTGCTGAAAATCTGACGCTTAAGTTAAGTGGGGTTTTTAACACATGGTTTCAGTATCAGAAGAATTTTTGGTTTGGGAAATCTCCATATGAGGATGCTTATATTGTTCAGATGTTGAGGTTTAATCCACAGGTTTCATATGGCGATAATGTAAGGATCGTAACGAGGTTTGATATAGCACAAGGGTGGTGGGGTGTTGATAATGAGCCGGCAACGAAATATAAGGAGGCAGGGTTTAAGAGCGCTTCTAATTTATTTGATTTTAAGGACACACATTATCTTTTCCATGTTGATCAGGCATATGTTTGGTTTAATGTTCCGGCGTTAAGGACTGCTTTTAGTGTGGGTAGAATGCAATGGTTGGTTGGCAATAGGATGTTGATTGATAATAATTATGATGGTGTTCAGGCTGATATAAAAATTGGATTGATCAATGGTGATATGTTAAAGCTTGGTTGGGCGAAGGTAAGCGAGGGTGTTGATGCTTTAAGTGACCTTGATTCCACTTCTTCAGTTGATTATACTGGGAGTTGGGATGCTCGTGACGCTGATCTTTACCTTGCTAACTACTCCGCTGATTTAAAAAGTTTGGCAAACACGAAACTTAATGTTTATACTTTCTATTACATTGACAGATCAATTAGAGATGGAAACGCTTATGTGCCTAATCTCTTGCAGTATAAGAAGGTGCGATTTTCACCTCAAATTACAAAATTACTTGCGTTCGGATTCCAAGGCACATCAAAACTTGGCAAGCTATCTCTTAATTATGAAGCAAACTACTTGAAAGGTAAGGATGAAATTGGCAATGACTCGTATGGAGCGACACTTGATGTTGACAAAAATGATGGTAATTTGAGGGGGTATAATTTTTACCTAAAAGCTGATTATGCTTTAACAGATGCGTTAAGCTTAGGTGCTGTTTTTGGGCTTGGTTCTGGAGACCCTGATGGTCCTTGGGGTGGTAAGGGTAATGTGACAAAGCTGAGAACAGCTGGATTTTTCTATATAACCGAAGTTTGGGAGGATTCAATTATGCCTGATGAAGAGGGGATAACACCTCAAGGTTTAGGGGCTCCGAATGTTCGGGGTTACAGAGAACTTGAAAATACCACAATAGGTCAAATCAACTTAACGGTGTCGCCATTGAAGTCATTGCGTTTGTTTGCTTCATATTCATATGTGAGGGCAACAGAGCCGGTGTATGCATGGACTATAAGCGGTCCGAATCAGAATTTGAGTGCAAAGGATTTGGGTTGGGAAGTTGATTTTAAGATTGATTATGAGATCGTTAGCAAAGTTGTTTTAACCTTGCGTGGTGGATATTTCAAACCAGGTGTTGCTGCTCAATACCTTATAAATGGAAATGCGAACTATAGTAAAGCAGCCTGGGAACTTAAGGGCGAAGTTACATTTACATTTTAA
- a CDS encoding sigma-54-dependent transcriptional regulator, which yields MKVFIIEDEYIKLVTLSEFLKRYGYEVFPFGDPIEAMRKLENEKPDVVVTDIIMPGMDGFEVLEKVKQCFPRIYVIMITAYGSIDSAIKAMKMGAYDYITKPFKSEDLLLRLEKIKELEELKRENESLRRQLKEQYRFTNIVGRSKKMSEVFDKIEVFSNSDYNVVIEGESGTGKDLIARAIHNSSARKEKPFVKISCVSLPETLLESELFGSVKGAYTGAVDRKGRFEIADGGTIFLDDIDDMPLNLQAKLLRFLDTKEFERVGSSQTIKVDVRVICATKIDLWSKVQEGKFRDDLYYRLNVLKIKVPPLRERKEDIPLLVEHFLKIAGRDNVKFTSEAMQVLISYDWPGNVRQLENTIYRICTLLDKDIVDVSDIPDDILGFERTKISLDGQGVGINFDDLSRIGLDELLSKIEFEAIKWALKRTENNKTKAADLLGLKKSTFFERLKKYNLD from the coding sequence ATGAAAGTATTTATAATTGAAGATGAATATATCAAACTTGTGACATTATCCGAGTTTCTAAAGCGTTATGGATATGAAGTTTTCCCCTTTGGTGATCCGATTGAGGCAATGAGAAAATTGGAAAATGAAAAGCCGGATGTTGTTGTCACAGATATAATAATGCCAGGTATGGATGGTTTTGAAGTTTTAGAAAAAGTGAAACAATGTTTTCCTCGGATATATGTGATAATGATAACCGCTTACGGGAGCATTGATTCGGCTATTAAGGCGATGAAGATGGGGGCGTATGATTATATTACAAAGCCGTTTAAGTCGGAAGATTTGCTTTTGAGATTGGAGAAGATAAAAGAGTTGGAAGAGTTAAAGCGAGAGAATGAAAGTTTAAGAAGACAATTAAAGGAGCAATATCGCTTTACTAATATAGTTGGTCGTTCGAAAAAGATGAGCGAGGTTTTTGACAAGATAGAGGTATTTTCTAACTCAGATTATAATGTTGTAATAGAGGGTGAAAGTGGGACAGGTAAGGATTTGATTGCCAGAGCTATACATAACAGTAGTGCAAGAAAGGAGAAGCCGTTTGTTAAGATAAGCTGTGTTTCACTGCCCGAAACACTCCTTGAATCCGAGCTTTTTGGAAGTGTAAAGGGGGCTTATACAGGTGCTGTTGATAGGAAAGGCAGGTTTGAAATCGCAGATGGAGGCACAATATTTCTTGATGATATAGATGATATGCCACTTAATCTTCAGGCGAAACTTTTGAGGTTTTTGGATACCAAGGAGTTTGAAAGGGTTGGTAGTTCTCAAACGATCAAGGTTGATGTCAGGGTGATATGTGCAACTAAAATTGATTTGTGGAGTAAAGTTCAGGAGGGGAAATTTAGAGATGACCTTTATTACAGATTAAATGTTTTGAAGATAAAAGTTCCGCCTTTAAGGGAGAGGAAGGAAGATATCCCTTTACTTGTGGAGCATTTTTTGAAAATAGCTGGTAGAGATAATGTTAAATTTACAAGCGAGGCAATGCAAGTTCTGATTTCTTATGATTGGCCCGGTAATGTCCGACAACTTGAAAATACAATTTACAGAATATGTACTCTACTTGATAAGGATATAGTAGATGTGTCAGACATACCTGATGATATACTTGGTTTTGAGAGAACTAAAATATCTCTTGATGGGCAAGGGGTAGGTATAAATTTTGATGATTTAAGCAGAATTGGGCTTGATGAGTTATTGAGCAAGATTGAGTTTGAAGCGATAAAATGGGCACTTAAGAGGACGGAAAATAATAAGACAAAGGCGGCTGATTTACTTGGTTTAAAAAAGAGCACATTTTTTGAGCGTTTAAAAAAGTATAATCTTGATTAA
- a CDS encoding ATP-binding protein, protein MEQLFKNILDNLNIGVIFVDKFGKISYANKRAMEIRKMDPDRIGTHVVECHPSKVHEKVYEVLENFSNGKMTHRHKLTRAGDKYFDNEYIALYDLNGEFLGIILVSKDVTEEIRLRTELERYYRTIEEEVKRKEEEIEKKYREILSVREHLMHSEKMFAIGKFVSVVAHEVNNPLDGIENCLRMIVQEPENAEQTRRYAELALEAVLRIENFLRVILDYAKPHSYEVELVDLSHVICKVVDVVRYKVSNKNIIIAVDVENGVLVGGISHHLEQVFLNLLLNSIDAIEEKRDNLKDLNFRGEIYIRAMKQDDHVLIEVRDNGCGIKEEHLGKIFNPFFTTKKEKGSGLGLYICYNIINSHGGKIKVESSPNVGTTFIIILPQNLFSVRNKNKLYELMWTK, encoded by the coding sequence ATGGAGCAGTTATTCAAAAATATCCTTGATAATTTAAACATTGGCGTTATATTTGTTGATAAGTTTGGCAAAATATCTTACGCAAATAAGCGGGCTATGGAAATAAGAAAAATGGACCCCGATCGGATAGGAACTCATGTTGTTGAATGTCATCCTTCAAAGGTTCATGAGAAGGTATATGAGGTACTTGAGAATTTTTCAAATGGGAAGATGACTCATAGACACAAATTAACGAGGGCTGGAGATAAGTATTTTGATAACGAGTATATAGCCCTATACGATTTGAATGGGGAATTTTTAGGTATAATTTTAGTGAGTAAAGATGTTACTGAGGAGATAAGGTTAAGGACAGAACTTGAGAGATATTATAGGACTATTGAGGAAGAGGTCAAGAGAAAAGAGGAAGAGATTGAGAAGAAATATAGGGAGATTCTCTCGGTTAGGGAACATCTTATGCATTCGGAAAAAATGTTCGCTATAGGAAAATTTGTTTCAGTTGTAGCGCACGAGGTAAATAATCCACTTGATGGTATTGAGAATTGTCTTAGAATGATAGTTCAAGAGCCGGAGAACGCTGAGCAAACGAGAAGATACGCCGAGCTTGCGCTTGAAGCGGTTTTAAGGATAGAAAATTTTTTGAGGGTTATACTTGACTACGCTAAACCTCACAGTTATGAGGTTGAATTAGTTGATTTGTCACATGTGATTTGTAAGGTTGTTGATGTGGTCAGGTATAAAGTTTCAAATAAAAATATAATAATAGCAGTTGATGTTGAAAATGGGGTTCTTGTGGGTGGGATTTCGCATCATCTTGAGCAAGTGTTTTTGAATTTACTTTTGAATTCAATTGATGCGATAGAGGAGAAGAGAGATAATTTGAAAGATTTGAATTTCAGAGGCGAGATATATATCCGAGCTATGAAACAAGATGATCATGTTCTTATTGAAGTTAGAGATAATGGTTGTGGTATAAAGGAAGAACATTTGGGTAAAATTTTTAACCCATTTTTTACCACGAAGAAAGAAAAAGGCAGTGGTTTAGGGCTATATATTTGTTATAACATAATCAATTCGCATGGAGGAAAAATTAAGGTAGAGAGCTCACCTAATGTCGGAACTACATTTATTATAATTTTACCTCAAAATTTGTTCAGCGTGAGAAATAAAAATAAACTTTATGAACTTATGTGGACAAAATGA
- a CDS encoding porin, translated as MGKNLVSTLIPILFISTSLAQIKVNGYLQYQYRVELKVQNTETFTPGTINLKFYGNLNPKVKWEIQLGLKEMNFYKFLKDYYIELVDPLNKISGLELKFGQFKYHWSIERKESSSDRKTIYRSQVVSALVADRDRGLEVIYSGVKNLKLALGFWNGNVVYKDKGKITETIDYTRNMDDSDVKKDITVFASYNYSIKKDDGLIVQVAYLYGSNGKYDISNKTRYAVGFDGYFLNRNLQLRGEFIGGKDDDVKKEGYYVQASYRIFDYLEPVLKYEWWDNDKNTPGKSNWITLGLYSKVLDHVAFRLNYITKIEKDVTEEKNDELSFMIQVKF; from the coding sequence ATGGGAAAAAACCTAGTTTCAACCCTAATCCCAATTTTATTTATTTCAACATCGCTTGCTCAAATAAAAGTTAACGGATACTTACAATATCAGTATCGCGTTGAACTCAAAGTTCAAAACACTGAAACATTCACACCAGGGACGATCAATCTCAAATTTTACGGAAACTTAAATCCGAAGGTCAAGTGGGAAATTCAATTGGGACTCAAAGAAATGAACTTTTACAAATTCTTAAAGGACTATTACATTGAGCTTGTTGACCCACTTAATAAGATAAGCGGGCTTGAATTAAAATTTGGTCAATTCAAGTATCACTGGTCAATTGAAAGGAAAGAAAGCTCCTCGGACAGGAAAACAATTTATAGGTCACAGGTCGTCTCAGCGCTTGTTGCTGATAGAGATCGCGGACTTGAGGTCATTTATAGTGGAGTTAAAAATTTAAAACTTGCGCTTGGTTTCTGGAATGGTAATGTCGTTTATAAAGATAAAGGTAAAATTACAGAAACTATTGATTACACCAGAAATATGGACGATTCCGATGTAAAGAAAGATATAACTGTGTTTGCAAGCTATAACTACAGCATAAAAAAAGACGATGGTCTCATTGTTCAAGTTGCATACCTATACGGATCAAACGGAAAATACGATATCAGCAATAAGACGAGATATGCCGTTGGGTTTGATGGCTACTTCTTGAATAGAAACCTACAATTAAGGGGTGAATTCATAGGTGGAAAAGATGATGATGTGAAAAAAGAGGGATATTATGTTCAAGCAAGCTACAGAATCTTTGATTATCTTGAGCCGGTGTTAAAATATGAATGGTGGGACAACGATAAAAACACACCTGGGAAGAGCAATTGGATAACGCTTGGACTATATTCAAAAGTTCTTGACCATGTCGCGTTCCGCTTGAATTATATAACAAAGATAGAAAAAGACGTAACTGAAGAGAAAAACGATGAACTCTCGTTTATGATTCAAGTGAAGTTTTAA
- a CDS encoding NCS2 family permease, translated as MGNYLEKFFGLSERGTSVRVEFIAGVTTFMTMSYIIFVQPIVLSHAGIDFGAALIATCVGSAIGSIIMGLLANYPIALAPGMGENFFFSYTVVKGMGLSWQSALAIVFLSGVLFSILSLVKLREAVIDAMPSCLRNSIATGIGLFITLIGLIQSGIIKINSGTHLPQLGDIHRTEVLISILGLFFMAILLARRIKGSILIGIIFSTILSLLLGVVKFEGPVISLPEVKEPAFLKLDFSNFFDISFQVAVLVFLYMVLFDTVGTLIGVGQAAGLVGKDGKLPRAEKALLSDALGTTFGALLGTSTVTAYIESASGVAVGGRTGLTPIFVALFFLISLLFYPVVKLVGGGVEIQPGYVLYPITAPALIIVGSMMVKPITNINWEDPTDAIPGFITMLGIPLTFSIADGIALGFTSYTIVKLLGGRTKEINLIILILTLVFLARYVFIALK; from the coding sequence ATGGGAAATTACCTTGAAAAATTTTTCGGGCTCTCTGAAAGGGGAACAAGTGTAAGAGTTGAATTCATCGCTGGGGTTACAACATTTATGACGATGTCGTATATAATTTTTGTCCAGCCGATTGTATTATCACACGCTGGGATTGATTTCGGCGCTGCTTTGATAGCAACTTGTGTTGGTTCTGCTATAGGTTCAATTATTATGGGTTTGCTTGCTAATTATCCGATAGCACTTGCCCCTGGGATGGGAGAAAATTTCTTCTTTAGCTATACGGTCGTTAAAGGTATGGGTTTGTCTTGGCAATCGGCTTTAGCGATAGTTTTTCTCTCAGGAGTTTTGTTTAGTATCCTATCGCTTGTCAAGCTTAGAGAAGCAGTCATTGATGCGATGCCGAGTTGTTTGAGAAATTCAATAGCAACGGGTATCGGTCTTTTTATAACTTTGATCGGTTTAATTCAATCAGGGATTATAAAGATAAACTCTGGAACGCACTTGCCTCAACTTGGTGATATTCACCGCACGGAAGTTTTGATTTCAATTTTAGGTCTATTTTTTATGGCGATCCTACTTGCACGCAGGATTAAAGGTTCAATTCTAATTGGCATAATTTTTTCCACAATTTTATCATTACTTCTCGGCGTTGTAAAATTTGAAGGTCCTGTTATCTCATTGCCTGAGGTAAAAGAGCCAGCATTTTTGAAGCTTGATTTTTCAAACTTCTTTGATATTTCATTTCAAGTTGCCGTTCTTGTTTTCCTTTATATGGTTTTGTTTGATACCGTTGGGACTCTAATCGGTGTGGGTCAAGCAGCTGGACTTGTCGGTAAGGATGGAAAGCTTCCGAGGGCGGAAAAAGCTCTTCTTTCAGATGCGCTTGGAACAACATTTGGAGCACTTCTTGGAACTTCAACCGTTACAGCATACATTGAAAGTGCCTCTGGCGTAGCTGTGGGTGGAAGAACTGGGTTGACACCAATTTTTGTTGCTTTATTTTTCCTTATCTCTTTACTTTTCTATCCAGTTGTAAAACTTGTTGGTGGAGGCGTTGAAATTCAGCCAGGGTATGTTCTCTATCCAATCACTGCGCCAGCGCTTATCATAGTTGGGAGTATGATGGTAAAACCTATAACGAATATAAACTGGGAAGACCCCACCGATGCTATTCCAGGGTTTATAACGATGCTTGGAATACCGCTGACTTTCAGCATAGCTGATGGGATTGCTCTCGGCTTCACATCTTATACGATTGTAAAATTACTTGGAGGAAGGACAAAGGAAATAAACTTGATCATCTTGATACTAACACTAGTTTTCCTGGCAAGGTATGTTTTCATCGCTTTAAAATAA
- a CDS encoding nitrous oxide reductase accessory protein NosL: protein MLRKISIITLLILISLNLYSQRASELLKPDLGKKLGICGVCGMEVFEKMITRVEISVDDSIYHACGIGCALAITEGKDVKSVKVIDFKTLKLIDAKGSYFVVGSVISPVRAMLPEFSFAKKSDADDFVKLYGGRVLDYNGMVELARKVKKERTEK from the coding sequence ATGCTTCGCAAAATTTCAATCATCACGCTTTTAATTTTGATATCATTAAACCTTTATTCACAAAGGGCATCCGAACTTTTAAAGCCGGACCTTGGTAAAAAACTTGGGATTTGCGGTGTCTGTGGTATGGAAGTGTTTGAGAAGATGATTACGAGAGTTGAAATTTCCGTTGATGACTCAATTTATCACGCTTGTGGAATTGGTTGTGCGCTTGCCATAACTGAGGGGAAAGATGTTAAATCAGTCAAGGTTATTGATTTCAAAACGCTGAAGTTAATTGATGCGAAAGGTTCATATTTCGTCGTTGGTAGTGTGATTTCACCGGTAAGGGCTATGTTGCCGGAGTTTTCATTTGCTAAAAAAAGCGATGCAGATGATTTCGTTAAGCTCTATGGTGGACGGGTGCTTGATTACAACGGTATGGTTGAACTTGCAAGAAAAGTTAAGAAAGAAAGAACGGAGAAATGA